The Candidatus Aramenus sp. CH1 genome includes a region encoding these proteins:
- a CDS encoding serine hydroxymethyltransferase gives MDVPKELEKVIEITREQNKWRRTETINLIASENVMSPLAEAVYMSDFMSRYAEGKPYKRYYQGTKYVDEIETMTMDLINEITPSKYSDLRATSGTIANAAVFRVLANPGDKALITRVQAGAHVSHTKYGTLGALGIEHIEMPFDVDKMNVDVDKAVKMIEEIKPKFVVLGASLFLFPHPTKELADATHSVNAKLVYDTAHVYGLVVGKVWPNPLEDGADVVTASTHKTFPGPQGGLLVTNDEELYKQVSRTIFPWFVSNHHLHRLPATAVTAIEMKYFGKDYASQIVKNAKALATALVERGFKVIAEHLGFTKSHQIAVDVKNFGGGAKVAKMLENVNIIVNKNLLPYDPPEAVNDPSGIRIGVQEMTRYGMKEGEMEEIAELMKQTVEGKNPEEIKRKVLELRSKFLDVKYAFNVDLKSSKTIPLII, from the coding sequence ATGGATGTTCCTAAGGAACTAGAAAAGGTAATTGAAATAACGAGGGAACAGAACAAGTGGAGGAGGACTGAAACAATAAACCTTATCGCTTCTGAGAACGTCATGAGCCCACTGGCTGAGGCCGTCTACATGAGCGACTTCATGTCAAGGTACGCTGAGGGAAAGCCGTACAAGAGGTATTACCAAGGGACTAAGTACGTTGACGAAATAGAGACGATGACCATGGACCTAATAAACGAGATTACCCCCAGTAAGTACTCCGACTTAAGAGCAACAAGTGGGACAATTGCCAACGCAGCTGTCTTCAGGGTTCTGGCGAATCCAGGGGATAAGGCCCTAATAACCAGGGTGCAGGCCGGGGCTCATGTTAGCCACACTAAGTATGGAACTCTTGGCGCCTTGGGAATAGAGCACATAGAAATGCCCTTTGACGTTGACAAGATGAACGTAGACGTAGACAAGGCAGTGAAGATGATCGAAGAAATAAAGCCCAAGTTTGTAGTCCTTGGAGCTAGCCTCTTCCTCTTCCCACACCCTACCAAGGAACTAGCTGACGCGACCCATTCCGTCAACGCAAAGCTAGTGTACGACACTGCCCACGTTTATGGGTTAGTGGTTGGAAAGGTATGGCCAAACCCCCTGGAAGATGGAGCCGACGTCGTGACAGCGTCGACTCACAAGACCTTCCCAGGGCCCCAGGGAGGACTGTTGGTTACCAACGACGAGGAGTTGTATAAACAAGTATCTAGGACGATCTTCCCGTGGTTTGTAAGCAACCACCACCTACACAGGCTCCCGGCAACAGCCGTTACTGCGATAGAAATGAAGTACTTTGGGAAGGACTACGCAAGCCAAATAGTCAAGAACGCTAAGGCCTTGGCGACGGCCCTAGTGGAGAGGGGGTTCAAGGTGATCGCTGAACATCTGGGCTTCACTAAGAGCCACCAGATAGCAGTAGACGTGAAGAACTTCGGTGGAGGAGCTAAAGTAGCAAAGATGCTTGAAAACGTCAACATAATCGTTAACAAGAACCTCCTTCCCTATGACCCTCCCGAAGCTGTAAACGACCCAAGCGGTATAAGGATAGGAGTCCAGGAGATGACAAGGTACGGAATGAAGGAAGGGGAAATGGAGGAGATAGCTGAGCTCATGAAACAGACAGTAGAAGGAAAGAACCCCGAGGAAATAAAGAGAAAGGTCTTGGAGCTTAGGAGCAAGTTCCTTGACGTGAAATACGCCTTCAACGTCGACCTGAAGTCCTCAAAGACTATACCATTGATCATCTGA
- a CDS encoding universal stress protein → MTYEPTYKVSLWFRRVLVPIDGSENSMRALDLAEDFSLRYGSKVTVIYVCHNCDDAEVIKKKVEERIGNKIEYELKVVNAGKDSSVANEILKAISEDTYDAVILGARGTSVNSDINIGSTALSIVVNAPITVITVR, encoded by the coding sequence ATGACCTACGAGCCTACCTACAAGGTAAGCTTATGGTTTAGGAGAGTGCTAGTGCCTATCGACGGATCAGAGAACAGCATGAGGGCGCTGGACCTAGCTGAGGACTTCAGCTTGAGATACGGCTCTAAGGTTACGGTGATCTATGTGTGCCATAACTGCGACGACGCTGAGGTCATAAAGAAAAAGGTGGAGGAAAGGATTGGCAATAAGATAGAGTACGAGCTCAAGGTGGTTAACGCGGGAAAGGATTCCAGCGTAGCTAACGAGATACTGAAGGCAATTTCTGAGGACACATACGATGCCGTAATACTGGGGGCCAGGGGTACATCAGTAAACAGCGACATTAACATAGGCTCTACGGCGTTGTCAATAGTAGTTAATGCCCCCATCACAGTCATAACTGTCAGATGA
- a CDS encoding phosphorylating glyceraldehyde-3-phosphate dehydrogenase: MIRVAVNGYGTIGKRVAEAVMLQPDMQLIGVGKTSPNAEAIIAQRKGIRIFAPEDSLKKFEESGIRVEGTIQDMVKLADVVVDATPNGVGAEYKPLYESQGKRAIFQGGEKPNVAEVSFSSLCNYDEGIGRKYIRVVSCNTTALLRTICTLSKVGKVEKVRATIIRRAADPKEIKRGPINSLVLDPASVPSHHAKDVNTVLKDLNIITTAVIAPTTLMHVHSLNVTFKEKVSKEDVINVLLNTPRIVMVSPKSKVSSTAEVIEVARDLGRARNDIKEVVVFEDSVYVNGNELILTYAVHQESIVVPENVDAIRAIHGIPAGESISTTNKTLGIIGGYLI; this comes from the coding sequence ATGATAAGGGTAGCCGTAAACGGTTACGGGACGATAGGTAAGAGGGTAGCAGAAGCAGTAATGCTACAGCCAGACATGCAACTTATAGGGGTAGGGAAGACTAGCCCAAACGCAGAAGCAATAATTGCGCAAAGGAAGGGGATTAGGATTTTCGCCCCAGAGGATTCACTGAAGAAGTTCGAGGAGTCGGGGATCAGAGTGGAGGGCACCATACAAGACATGGTGAAGCTTGCGGACGTCGTAGTTGACGCCACCCCTAACGGCGTGGGCGCAGAATACAAACCACTTTACGAATCTCAAGGTAAAAGAGCCATATTCCAAGGGGGAGAGAAGCCAAACGTAGCAGAGGTATCCTTCTCCTCGCTATGCAACTACGACGAGGGCATAGGGAGGAAGTACATTAGGGTAGTTTCGTGTAACACCACCGCGTTACTGAGGACCATCTGCACCCTCTCCAAGGTTGGAAAGGTAGAGAAGGTAAGGGCTACTATAATTAGGAGGGCAGCGGACCCTAAAGAGATCAAGAGGGGTCCCATAAACTCCCTAGTGTTAGATCCAGCTTCTGTACCAAGTCATCACGCAAAGGACGTGAACACCGTGCTGAAGGACCTCAACATAATTACCACCGCTGTGATAGCCCCCACAACGCTAATGCACGTCCACTCCTTGAACGTTACCTTTAAGGAAAAGGTAAGCAAGGAAGACGTCATCAACGTGTTGCTCAACACTCCAAGGATAGTGATGGTTAGTCCTAAGTCGAAGGTTTCCTCCACTGCCGAGGTAATAGAGGTTGCAAGGGACTTAGGTAGGGCAAGGAACGACATAAAGGAGGTAGTTGTGTTTGAGGACTCCGTCTACGTCAACGGAAACGAACTAATCTTAACTTATGCCGTACACCAGGAATCCATAGTAGTCCCAGAGAACGTTGACGCGATAAGGGCAATACACGGCATACCGGCGGGGGAGTCCATTAGTACCACTAATAAGACCCTCGGAATAATTGGGGGATACCTAATATGA
- a CDS encoding phosphoglycerate kinase gives MIKINDLAIPTLDDVDFSAKKVLVRIDVNSPIDPKTGKLLDDSRLRAYNSTIKELVQRGNSVVLISHQGRPGDDDFVSLREHAEVLSKYLETNVEFVEDVMGPYARERIKKMGKGDVILLDNVRFVSEELIEASPAQHAKSYLVRRLSPLFDGYVNDAFATAHRSQASLVGFPVVLKSSAGRLMEREIFALAKIFNPEDYPKVFVLGGGKVLDSVRIIENLVKKRMADRILTGGLIAELFAVAKGLDIGKENMKVLEKLGILSLVPRARKILLAGGPIEIPVDFKVEKDGNVMEEPVNRITGVIKDIGSTTVGIYSSFIKEAKVIVMRGPMGVIEDERFSEGSKKLLEDALESPGYLIIGGGHMISVLGNANVNSSKVHVSTGGGALLLFLAGEKLPALEALSISS, from the coding sequence GTGATTAAAATAAACGACCTCGCAATTCCCACCTTAGACGACGTGGATTTTTCAGCCAAGAAAGTACTGGTGAGAATAGACGTCAACTCCCCAATAGACCCTAAGACGGGGAAGCTCCTCGACGATTCCAGACTTAGGGCGTACAACAGCACCATCAAGGAGCTCGTCCAGCGAGGCAATTCTGTAGTCCTCATCTCCCATCAGGGGAGGCCAGGAGATGACGATTTCGTCTCTTTGAGGGAACACGCTGAGGTGCTCTCCAAGTACCTAGAGACCAACGTTGAGTTCGTGGAGGATGTGATGGGGCCATACGCTAGGGAGAGGATAAAAAAGATGGGCAAAGGCGACGTAATACTTCTAGACAACGTGAGGTTCGTATCAGAGGAGCTAATAGAAGCCTCCCCGGCACAGCACGCCAAGTCCTACTTGGTTAGGAGGCTTTCTCCCCTTTTCGACGGTTACGTTAACGACGCCTTTGCCACTGCCCACAGAAGCCAAGCAAGTCTAGTCGGTTTTCCGGTCGTGCTCAAGTCGAGTGCGGGCAGACTCATGGAAAGGGAGATATTTGCGTTGGCTAAGATATTCAACCCCGAGGACTACCCCAAGGTCTTCGTCTTGGGAGGCGGGAAGGTCTTGGACAGCGTGAGGATTATAGAGAACTTGGTGAAGAAGAGGATGGCCGACAGGATCCTAACTGGAGGGCTTATAGCCGAGCTCTTCGCCGTGGCTAAGGGCCTGGACATAGGGAAGGAGAACATGAAAGTCCTAGAAAAGCTAGGCATCCTATCCCTAGTCCCCAGGGCAAGGAAGATACTCCTTGCAGGGGGTCCGATAGAGATCCCAGTGGACTTCAAGGTGGAGAAAGACGGCAACGTGATGGAGGAGCCAGTAAACAGGATAACTGGGGTTATAAAGGACATAGGCAGCACAACGGTAGGGATATATTCCTCCTTCATTAAGGAGGCTAAGGTCATAGTAATGAGGGGGCCAATGGGTGTGATAGAGGATGAGAGGTTCAGTGAGGGGAGTAAGAAGTTGCTCGAGGACGCCCTTGAGAGCCCAGGGTACTTGATCATAGGTGGAGGCCACATGATAAGCGTGTTGGGCAACGCTAACGTAAACTCCTCCAAAGTACACGTCTCTACTGGGGGAGGAGCACTGCTTTTATTCTTGGCCGGCGAAAAGCTACCAGCCTTAGAGGCTCTCTCAATTTCAAGTTAG